A single region of the Pseudomonas granadensis genome encodes:
- the folM gene encoding dihydromonapterin reductase, producing the protein MPDSAAPILITGAAQRVGLHCAQRLLEDGHRVIFTYRTERPGVQTLRDLGAIGLFADFATEAGILTFISELKNHTDSLRAIVHNASEWLAETPGNETEAFTRMINLHMLAPYLINLHCADLLQRSTPADIVHISDDVTRKGSSKHIGYCASKAGLDSLTLSFAARYAPAIKVNGIAPALLLFNPDDNAAYRAKALAKSALGIEPGSEVIYQSLRYLLDNPYVTGTTLTVNGGRHLK; encoded by the coding sequence ATGCCTGATTCCGCCGCCCCGATTCTCATCACTGGCGCCGCACAACGTGTCGGTCTGCATTGCGCGCAGCGTTTGCTTGAAGACGGTCATCGGGTCATCTTCACTTACCGCACCGAACGCCCCGGCGTACAGACCTTGCGCGATCTGGGCGCCATCGGCCTGTTTGCAGATTTCGCCACTGAGGCCGGGATTCTGACGTTCATCAGCGAACTGAAAAACCACACCGACAGCCTGCGCGCAATCGTGCACAACGCCTCCGAATGGCTCGCCGAAACGCCAGGCAACGAGACCGAAGCTTTCACACGCATGATCAATCTGCACATGCTCGCGCCGTATCTGATCAATCTGCACTGCGCCGATCTGCTGCAACGCTCGACGCCCGCCGACATCGTCCACATCAGCGATGATGTCACTCGCAAGGGCAGCAGCAAGCACATTGGCTACTGCGCGAGCAAAGCCGGGCTCGACAGCCTGACCCTGTCTTTCGCGGCGCGCTATGCGCCGGCCATCAAGGTCAACGGCATCGCCCCGGCCCTGCTATTGTTCAATCCCGACGACAACGCGGCGTACCGCGCCAAGGCGCTGGCCAAATCGGCGCTGGGCATCGAGCCCGGCAGCGAAGTGATCTACCAGAGCCTGCGCTATCTGCTCGACAACCCCTATGTCACCGGTACGACCCTGACCGTCAACGGCGGACGGCACCTTAAATAA
- a CDS encoding antibiotic biosynthesis monooxygenase — MSTSPVTLMVARRVADGRYQDLMTWLREGEQLATDFSGYLGSGVLAPPPGDNEFQIIFRFVDEQTLHAWEHSASRTAWLSRGSDLFAHPKEHRVSGIEGWFGAAGQRPPRWKQAVAIWLAFFPVSLIFNFLLGPLLGEMSLLPRVLISTACLTPLMVYLFIPLSTRLLANWLNSTPARRLPATPSTQHH; from the coding sequence ATGTCTACTTCCCCCGTCACGCTGATGGTAGCCCGTCGCGTCGCCGACGGCCGCTACCAGGACCTCATGACCTGGTTGCGCGAAGGCGAACAACTGGCCACGGACTTTTCCGGTTATCTGGGTTCCGGTGTGCTCGCTCCGCCGCCCGGCGATAACGAATTCCAGATCATCTTCCGCTTTGTCGATGAGCAAACCCTGCACGCCTGGGAACATTCGGCATCGCGCACCGCGTGGCTGAGCCGTGGCAGCGACCTGTTCGCCCACCCCAAGGAACATAGGGTCAGCGGTATCGAAGGCTGGTTCGGCGCTGCCGGACAACGTCCGCCGCGCTGGAAGCAGGCCGTGGCGATCTGGCTGGCGTTTTTTCCCGTGTCGCTGATTTTCAACTTTTTGCTTGGCCCATTGCTGGGCGAAATGAGCTTGCTGCCACGCGTGCTGATCAGCACCGCGTGCCTGACGCCATTGATGGTGTACCTGTTCATTCCGCTGTCGACGCGTTTGCTGGCGAACTGGTTGAACAGCACGCCGGCGCGGCGGTTACCGGCGACACCCTCTACGCAACATCACTGA
- a CDS encoding MerR family transcriptional regulator, translated as MPVITDANPASQVSEALQRAELFPIREVARLTGVNPVTLRAWERRYGLIQPTRTESGHRLYSMSEIERVRSIVDWIDRGVAVSKVGKILAKTEPLKALAHIIPDDLVQADYRQWQEQIQQAVSAFDDQQLDRVYGQIFSSYALAVAFQDILMPLWRHMLQRQDAFGQTSEWLFYDGFLRARVLQRIVMLRGAQPRRVIVSALAGQCRELELLVAALFLSGNNSGVRVLTTGQPFDELTLVCEKVRPDALVLFSNHAPTTDLPRRLNRLALGLDCQLMLAGDAADLAEDSLAGSSVACLGNEGTNMRQRMMQFLAGNLDT; from the coding sequence ATGCCTGTGATCACGGACGCAAACCCTGCTTCGCAGGTATCAGAGGCGCTGCAACGCGCCGAGCTGTTCCCCATTCGTGAAGTCGCCCGGCTCACTGGCGTGAACCCGGTAACCTTGCGCGCCTGGGAACGGCGCTATGGCTTGATCCAGCCGACACGCACCGAAAGCGGGCATCGGCTCTACTCGATGAGCGAAATCGAGCGTGTACGCAGCATCGTCGACTGGATCGATCGCGGCGTCGCGGTCAGCAAGGTCGGCAAGATTCTCGCCAAGACCGAACCGCTGAAAGCCCTGGCGCATATCATTCCTGACGATCTGGTTCAGGCTGATTACCGGCAATGGCAGGAACAGATCCAGCAGGCAGTCAGTGCATTCGATGATCAGCAACTGGATCGGGTCTATGGGCAGATCTTCTCTTCTTATGCCTTGGCGGTGGCGTTCCAGGACATCCTGATGCCGTTGTGGCGGCACATGCTGCAACGTCAGGACGCGTTCGGGCAAACCAGCGAGTGGCTGTTCTACGACGGATTCCTGCGCGCGCGGGTGCTGCAACGGATTGTCATGCTGCGCGGCGCGCAACCGCGACGGGTGATCGTCAGCGCGCTGGCCGGGCAATGCCGTGAGCTGGAACTGCTGGTGGCGGCGCTGTTTCTCAGCGGCAACAATTCCGGGGTTCGGGTGTTGACCACCGGCCAGCCGTTCGATGAACTGACGCTGGTCTGCGAAAAGGTCAGACCCGATGCGCTGGTGCTGTTTTCCAACCATGCGCCCACCACCGATTTGCCGCGGCGTCTGAATCGCCTTGCGTTGGGTCTTGATTGCCAATTGATGCTGGCCGGGGATGCAGCGGATCTGGCGGAGGACAGTCTGGCCGGATCTTCGGTTGCCTGTCTGGGTAATGAAGGCACGAACATGCGTCAACGCATGATGCAATTTCTAGCGGGAAATCTGGATACCTGA